A section of the Triticum dicoccoides isolate Atlit2015 ecotype Zavitan chromosome 7A, WEW_v2.0, whole genome shotgun sequence genome encodes:
- the LOC119332414 gene encoding ABC transporter G family member 41-like isoform X1 — MSEVEMIGEEQQEVIDDGSEDEEEALPLHSEPVRRLRAAGRRGLVHALVADDVHGDNLRLLRRQRRRMDRVGVRQPTVEVRWRGVRVEAECQLVRGKPLPTLLNSAVSGLSLLTTMLGLNRGRERICILKDVTGILKPSRMTLLLGPPGCGKTTLLQALAGKLNKNLKVTGEIEYNGVKLQDFVPEKTAAYVGQYDLHVPEMTVRETLDFSARFQGVGCRAEIMKEVIRREKEAGITPDPDIDTYMKALSVEGLERSIQTDYIMKIMGLDTCADVLVGDAMRRGISGGEKKRLTTGEMIVGPSKVLFMDEISTGLDSSTTFQVVSCLQQLAHISEFTILVSLLQPTPETYELFDDIILMAEGQIVYHGPKSCIMSFFESCGFKCPERKGSADFLQEVLSKKDQQQYWSCTKERYNFVTVDQFCDKFKASQTGQNLAEELSKPYDESKGHKNALFFSIYSLSKWDLLKACFARELLLMKRNAFIHITKAAQLGLFGLITGTVFLRTRMGVDRIHANYYMGSLFYALLLLIVNGFPDMAMTIERLPVFYKHRDNYFYPAWAYAIPSFILKIPFSLVGSVALTSISYYLIGHTPEASRFFCQLLILFLMHTVILSMFRCVASYCQTMVAGSVGGTLAFLFTLLFGGFLIPRSFLPNWLKWVFWVSPLSYAEIGLTGNEFLAPRWSEITISGVALGRRILMDQGLDFPSYFYWISIGALLGFTLLFNVGFAIFLTIKNPSSRAIIACNNITAVGGRNQDKDTENGRPKLHAETSWLPNSTAGRMVLPFTPLTISFQDVNYYVDTPAEMREHGYMETKLQLLHNITGAFQPGVLSALMGVTGAGKTTLLDVLAGRKTGGVIEGDIRIGGYPKIQQTFARISGYCEQIDVHSPQITVGESVAYSAWLRLPPETDSKARDEFVNEVLETIELDEIRDSLVGIPGVNGLSTEQRKRLTIAVELVSNPSIIFMDEPTSGLDARAAAIVMRAVKNVADTGRTVVCTIHQPSIDIFEAFDELMLMRRGGELIYAGPVGHHSCEVIQYFQAIPAIPRIKDNYNPSTWMLEVTSTSMEAQVGADFAQMYRASSMCKDKDMLVKRLSVPVPGMSDLHFPTQFSQKFREQFKACLWKQCLSYWRTPSYNLVRLASMLGFCIFFGTLFWQRGNINHINDQRGLFTILGCMFGITLFTGTNICQAVMPFVSIERSVVYRERFAGMYSPWAYSFAQVAMEIPYVLVQVVMFMLIAYPMIGYAWTAAKFFWFMCTMSCTLLYFVYLGMMIVSLTPNIQLAFVLTSVCHGLQNLISGFLVPSPQIPRWWIWLYYISPMSWSLNVFFTTQFGDYNDRMIVVFGETKSVATFVKDYYGFRRDLLPLAAMVLAAFPVVFAVLFGYSISKLNFQRR, encoded by the exons ATGAGCGAGGTGGAGATGATAGGCGAGGAGCAACAAGAGGTTATAGATGATGGttcggaggacgaggaggaggcgctCCCTCTCCATTCGGAGCCGGTGCGGCGGCTGAGGGCGGCCGGCCGGCGGGGGCTGGTGCACGCCCTCGTCGCCGACGACGTCCACGGGGACAACCTCCGGCTGCTGCGGCGCCAGCGCCGCAGGATGGACAGGGTGGGCGTGCGGCAGCCGACGGTGGAGGTGCGGTGGCGGGGCGTGCGCGTGGAGGCCGAGTGCCAGCTCGTCCGCGGCAAGCCGCTCCCCACGCTCCTCAACTCCGCCGTCTCCGGCCTCTCC CTGCTCACCACCATGCTGGGGCTCAACCGTGGCCGAGAAAGGATCTGCATCCTCAAAGATGTCACCGGCATCCTAAAGCCTTCCAG GATGACCCTGCTCCTTGGACCCCCGGGCTGTGGCAAAACCACCCTTCTGCAGGCACTTGCTGGAAAGCTCAACAAAAATCTCAAG GTAACAGGGGAAATTGAATACAATGGTGTCAAGCTGCAAGATTTCGTTCCAGAGAAGACGGCAGCTTACGTTGGCCAGTATGATCTTCATGTCCCTGAGATGACCGTCAGGGAGACGCTCGACTTCTCCGCGAGATTTCAGGGCGTTGGCTGCAGAGCAG AAATCATGAAGGAGGTCATTAGAAGGGAGAAGGAGGCCGGGATCACACCTGACCCCGACATAGATACTTACATGAAG GCACTATCTGTGGAAGGTTTGGAAAGAAGCATCCAAACAGACTACATTATGAAG ATAATGGGACTTGACACATGCGCTGATGTACTAGTCGGAGATGCCATGAGAAGAGGTATTTCTGGCGGTGAGAAGAAAAGACTAACCACAG GAGAGATGATAGTAGGACCATCGAAAGTGCTCTTCATGGATGAAATATCAACCGGGCTGGACAGCTCCACCACCTTCCAAGTTGTTTCTTGTCTCCAACAGCTAGCTCATATATCAGAGTTTACCATACTCGTCTCACTCCTTCAACCAACACCAGAGACCTACGAACTTTTTGACGATATTATCTTGATGGCTGAAGGACAAATTGTATACCATGGCCCTAAGAGCTGCATCATGAGTTTCTTTGAATCATGTGGCTTCAAGTGCCCAGAAAGAAAAGGAAGTGCTGACTTCCTTCAAGAG GTCTTGTCAAAAAAGGATCAACAACAATACTGGAGCTGCACCAAAGAAAGATATAATTTTGTTACAGTTGACCAATTCTGTGATAAGTTCAAAGCATCTCAAACTGGTCAGAATCTTGCTGAGGAGCTTTCAAAGCCGTATGATGAATCAAAAGGGCATAAGAATGCCCTGTTCTTCAGTATCTACTCATTATCCAAGTGGGATCTCCTCAAGGCATGTTTTGCACGTGAGCTTCTTCTTATGAAAAGGAATGCCTTCATCCACATAACAAAAGCCGCTCAG CTTGGACTATTTGGTCTTATTACTGGGACAGTATTTCTGCGGACACGTATGGGTGTTGACAGAATTCATGCCAACTATTATATGGGTTCCCTCTTCTATGCACTCCTGCTGCTGATAGTGAATGGATTCCCTGACATGGCCATGACAATCGAAAGACTGCCTGTCTTCTACAAACATAGAGACAACTACTTCTATCCTGCATGGGCTTATGCAATACCATCTTTTATCCTAAAGATTCCATTCTCTTTAGTTGGGTCGGTAGCTTTGACATCGATATCCTACTACTTGATTGGCCATACCCCAGAAGCATCCAG gtTCTTCTGTCAGCTCCTCATCCTCTTCCTGATGCACACAGTAATATTATCAATGTTTCGTTGTGTCGCCTCATACTGTCAAACAATGGTGGCTGGTTCTGTCGGTGGTACTCTGGCATTTCTATTCACCCTTCTATTTGGGGGTTTCTTAATTCCTCGCT CATTTCTGCCTAATTGGCTAAAATGGGTATTTTGGGTATCTCCATTGTCTTACGCGGAGATAGGCTTGACTGGAAATGAGTTTTTGGCACCAAGATGGTCAGAG ATCACAATATCCGGCGTAGCACTTGGAAGGAGGATACTAATGGATCAAGGTCTAGACTTCCCCAGCTACTTCTACTGGATCTCAATTGGAGCATTGCTTGGGTTTACTTTGTTGTTCAATGTAGGCTTTGCCATCTTCTTGACCATTAAAAACC CATCTTCTCGTGCTATTATCGCTTGCAATAATATTACCGCAGTTGGTGGaagaaaccaagataaggatacggAAAATGGGAGGCCTAAGTTACATGCAGAAACTTCATGGCTACCCAATAGCACTG CAGGGAGGATGGTATTGCCTTTCACACCCCTTACAATATCTTTCCAGGATGTCAACTACTATGTAGACACCCCCGCG GAAATGAGGGAGCATGGTTACATGGAAACAAAACTGCAACTACTCCATAATATCACAGGAGCATTTCAGCCAGGGGTTCTCTCGGCACTCATGGGGGTTACTGGAGCGGGGAAAAcaacactccttgatgttcttgctgGAAGGAAAACAGGCGGCGTTATTGAAGGGGACATAAGAATAGGGGGTTATCCTAAAATTCAGCAAACTTTTGCTAGGATATCAGGCTACTGTGAACAGATTGATGTTCATTCCCCACAAATCACAGTGGGCGAATCAGTTGCATATTCAGCCTGGTTGCGCCTTCCACCAGAAACTGATTCAAAAGCAAGAGAT GAATTTGTTAATGAAGTTCTTGAAACAATTGAGTTGGATGAAATTAGAGATTCTTTGGTTGGAATACCAGGGGTAAATGGACTGTCGACGGAGCAACGGAAACGACTCACTATAGCAGTCGAGCTTGTGTCTAACCCTTCAATCATATTCATGGATGAGCCAACATCAGGCTTGGATGCAAGGGCAGCTGCTATTGTCATGCGTGCAGTCAAGAACGTTGCAGACACAGGTCGAACAGTCGTGTGCACCATTCACCAACCAAGTATCGATATATTTGAGGCATTTGATGAG TTGATGCTCATGAGAAGAGGTGGAGAGTTGATCTATGCTGGGCCAGTTGGACATCATTCTTGTGAGGTCATCCAATATTTCCAG gCAATACCTGCGATACCTAGGATCAAGGACAACTATAACCCATCAACATGGATGCTAGAAGTTACTTCTACATCTATGGAAGCTCAAGTGGGAGCAGATTTTGCACAAATGTACAGGGCATCGTCAATGTGCAA GGACAAGGACATGCTGGTAAAGCGCTTGAGCGTACCAGTTCCAGGCATGAGTGACCTCCATTTCCCAACACAGTTTTCGCAGAAGTTTCGGGAGCAATTCAAAGCTTGTCTCTGGAAGCAGTGTCTGTCGTATTGGAGAACCCCTTCCTACAACCTGGTGCGCTTGGCGTCCATGTTAGGTTTCTGCATTTTCTTCGGCACATTGTTCTGGCAGCGAGGCAACATCAACCACAT AAACGACCAGCGAGGCCTATTCACCATATTGGGGTGCATGTTTGGGATCACTCTGTTCACCGGCACCAACATTTGCCAGGCAGTGATGCCATTCGTCTCCATCGAGCGATCCGTCGTGTACAGGGAGCGGTTTGCAGGGATGTACTCTCCTTGGGCCTACTCTTTTGCGCAG GTTGCCATGGAGATACCTTATGTCCTGGTGCAGGTAGTGATGTTCATGCTGATAGCATATCCGATGATAGGGTATGCATGGACAGCAGCGAAATTCTTCTGGTTCATGTGCACCATGTCATGTACGCTGCTCTACTTCGTCTACCTGGGAATGATGATTGTGTCCCTCACCCCTAACATCCAACTTGCTTTCGTACTTACATCTGTGTGCCACGGCCTACAGAACCTCATCTCCGGCTTTCTTGTGCCTTCACCG CAAATACCGAGATGGTGGATATGGCTCTACTACATCTCCCCAATGTCGTGGTCGCTCAATGTCTTCTTCACCACACAGTTCGGGGATTACAACGACAGGATGATAGTCGTGTTTGGAGAGACCAAATCCGTCGCAACGTTCGTGAAGGACTACTATGGTTTTCGACGCGACCTGCTGCCGCTGGCAGCCATGGTTTTGGCGGCGTTCCCCGTAGTTTTTGCTGTCCTCTTCGGTTACAGCATCTCAAAGCTCAATTTCCAACGCCGATAA
- the LOC119332414 gene encoding ABC transporter G family member 41-like isoform X2, with translation MSEVEMIGEEQQEVIDDGSEDEEEALPLHSEPVRRLRAAGRRGLVHALVADDVHGDNLRLLRRQRRRMDRVGVRQPTVEVRWRGVRVEAECQLVRGKPLPTLLNSAVSGLSLLTTMLGLNRGRERICILKDVTGILKPSRMTLLLGPPGCGKTTLLQALAGKLNKNLKVTGEIEYNGVKLQDFVPEKTAAYVGQYDLHVPEMTVRETLDFSARFQGVGCRAEIMKEVIRREKEAGITPDPDIDTYMKALSVEGLERSIQTDYIMKIMGLDTCADVLVGDAMRRGISGGEKKRLTTGEMIVGPSKVLFMDEISTGLDSSTTFQVVSCLQQLAHISEFTILVSLLQPTPETYELFDDIILMAEGQIVYHGPKSCIMSFFESCGFKCPERKGSADFLQEVLSKKDQQQYWSCTKERYNFVTVDQFCDKFKASQTGQNLAEELSKPYDESKGHKNALFFSIYSLSKWDLLKACFARELLLMKRNAFIHITKAAQLGLFGLITGTVFLRTRMGVDRIHANYYMGSLFYALLLLIVNGFPDMAMTIERLPVFYKHRDNYFYPAWAYAIPSFILKIPFSLVGSVALTSISYYLIGHTPEASRFFCQLLILFLMHTVILSMFRCVASYCQTMVAGSVGGTLAFLFTLLFGGFLIPRSFLPNWLKWVFWVSPLSYAEIGLTGNEFLAPRWSEITISGVALGRRILMDQGLDFPSYFYWISIGALLGFTLLFNVGFAIFLTIKNPSSRAIIACNNITAVGGRNQDKDTENGRPKLHAETSWLPNSTGRMVLPFTPLTISFQDVNYYVDTPAEMREHGYMETKLQLLHNITGAFQPGVLSALMGVTGAGKTTLLDVLAGRKTGGVIEGDIRIGGYPKIQQTFARISGYCEQIDVHSPQITVGESVAYSAWLRLPPETDSKARDEFVNEVLETIELDEIRDSLVGIPGVNGLSTEQRKRLTIAVELVSNPSIIFMDEPTSGLDARAAAIVMRAVKNVADTGRTVVCTIHQPSIDIFEAFDELMLMRRGGELIYAGPVGHHSCEVIQYFQAIPAIPRIKDNYNPSTWMLEVTSTSMEAQVGADFAQMYRASSMCKDKDMLVKRLSVPVPGMSDLHFPTQFSQKFREQFKACLWKQCLSYWRTPSYNLVRLASMLGFCIFFGTLFWQRGNINHINDQRGLFTILGCMFGITLFTGTNICQAVMPFVSIERSVVYRERFAGMYSPWAYSFAQVAMEIPYVLVQVVMFMLIAYPMIGYAWTAAKFFWFMCTMSCTLLYFVYLGMMIVSLTPNIQLAFVLTSVCHGLQNLISGFLVPSPQIPRWWIWLYYISPMSWSLNVFFTTQFGDYNDRMIVVFGETKSVATFVKDYYGFRRDLLPLAAMVLAAFPVVFAVLFGYSISKLNFQRR, from the exons ATGAGCGAGGTGGAGATGATAGGCGAGGAGCAACAAGAGGTTATAGATGATGGttcggaggacgaggaggaggcgctCCCTCTCCATTCGGAGCCGGTGCGGCGGCTGAGGGCGGCCGGCCGGCGGGGGCTGGTGCACGCCCTCGTCGCCGACGACGTCCACGGGGACAACCTCCGGCTGCTGCGGCGCCAGCGCCGCAGGATGGACAGGGTGGGCGTGCGGCAGCCGACGGTGGAGGTGCGGTGGCGGGGCGTGCGCGTGGAGGCCGAGTGCCAGCTCGTCCGCGGCAAGCCGCTCCCCACGCTCCTCAACTCCGCCGTCTCCGGCCTCTCC CTGCTCACCACCATGCTGGGGCTCAACCGTGGCCGAGAAAGGATCTGCATCCTCAAAGATGTCACCGGCATCCTAAAGCCTTCCAG GATGACCCTGCTCCTTGGACCCCCGGGCTGTGGCAAAACCACCCTTCTGCAGGCACTTGCTGGAAAGCTCAACAAAAATCTCAAG GTAACAGGGGAAATTGAATACAATGGTGTCAAGCTGCAAGATTTCGTTCCAGAGAAGACGGCAGCTTACGTTGGCCAGTATGATCTTCATGTCCCTGAGATGACCGTCAGGGAGACGCTCGACTTCTCCGCGAGATTTCAGGGCGTTGGCTGCAGAGCAG AAATCATGAAGGAGGTCATTAGAAGGGAGAAGGAGGCCGGGATCACACCTGACCCCGACATAGATACTTACATGAAG GCACTATCTGTGGAAGGTTTGGAAAGAAGCATCCAAACAGACTACATTATGAAG ATAATGGGACTTGACACATGCGCTGATGTACTAGTCGGAGATGCCATGAGAAGAGGTATTTCTGGCGGTGAGAAGAAAAGACTAACCACAG GAGAGATGATAGTAGGACCATCGAAAGTGCTCTTCATGGATGAAATATCAACCGGGCTGGACAGCTCCACCACCTTCCAAGTTGTTTCTTGTCTCCAACAGCTAGCTCATATATCAGAGTTTACCATACTCGTCTCACTCCTTCAACCAACACCAGAGACCTACGAACTTTTTGACGATATTATCTTGATGGCTGAAGGACAAATTGTATACCATGGCCCTAAGAGCTGCATCATGAGTTTCTTTGAATCATGTGGCTTCAAGTGCCCAGAAAGAAAAGGAAGTGCTGACTTCCTTCAAGAG GTCTTGTCAAAAAAGGATCAACAACAATACTGGAGCTGCACCAAAGAAAGATATAATTTTGTTACAGTTGACCAATTCTGTGATAAGTTCAAAGCATCTCAAACTGGTCAGAATCTTGCTGAGGAGCTTTCAAAGCCGTATGATGAATCAAAAGGGCATAAGAATGCCCTGTTCTTCAGTATCTACTCATTATCCAAGTGGGATCTCCTCAAGGCATGTTTTGCACGTGAGCTTCTTCTTATGAAAAGGAATGCCTTCATCCACATAACAAAAGCCGCTCAG CTTGGACTATTTGGTCTTATTACTGGGACAGTATTTCTGCGGACACGTATGGGTGTTGACAGAATTCATGCCAACTATTATATGGGTTCCCTCTTCTATGCACTCCTGCTGCTGATAGTGAATGGATTCCCTGACATGGCCATGACAATCGAAAGACTGCCTGTCTTCTACAAACATAGAGACAACTACTTCTATCCTGCATGGGCTTATGCAATACCATCTTTTATCCTAAAGATTCCATTCTCTTTAGTTGGGTCGGTAGCTTTGACATCGATATCCTACTACTTGATTGGCCATACCCCAGAAGCATCCAG gtTCTTCTGTCAGCTCCTCATCCTCTTCCTGATGCACACAGTAATATTATCAATGTTTCGTTGTGTCGCCTCATACTGTCAAACAATGGTGGCTGGTTCTGTCGGTGGTACTCTGGCATTTCTATTCACCCTTCTATTTGGGGGTTTCTTAATTCCTCGCT CATTTCTGCCTAATTGGCTAAAATGGGTATTTTGGGTATCTCCATTGTCTTACGCGGAGATAGGCTTGACTGGAAATGAGTTTTTGGCACCAAGATGGTCAGAG ATCACAATATCCGGCGTAGCACTTGGAAGGAGGATACTAATGGATCAAGGTCTAGACTTCCCCAGCTACTTCTACTGGATCTCAATTGGAGCATTGCTTGGGTTTACTTTGTTGTTCAATGTAGGCTTTGCCATCTTCTTGACCATTAAAAACC CATCTTCTCGTGCTATTATCGCTTGCAATAATATTACCGCAGTTGGTGGaagaaaccaagataaggatacggAAAATGGGAGGCCTAAGTTACATGCAGAAACTTCATGGCTACCCAATAGCACTG GGAGGATGGTATTGCCTTTCACACCCCTTACAATATCTTTCCAGGATGTCAACTACTATGTAGACACCCCCGCG GAAATGAGGGAGCATGGTTACATGGAAACAAAACTGCAACTACTCCATAATATCACAGGAGCATTTCAGCCAGGGGTTCTCTCGGCACTCATGGGGGTTACTGGAGCGGGGAAAAcaacactccttgatgttcttgctgGAAGGAAAACAGGCGGCGTTATTGAAGGGGACATAAGAATAGGGGGTTATCCTAAAATTCAGCAAACTTTTGCTAGGATATCAGGCTACTGTGAACAGATTGATGTTCATTCCCCACAAATCACAGTGGGCGAATCAGTTGCATATTCAGCCTGGTTGCGCCTTCCACCAGAAACTGATTCAAAAGCAAGAGAT GAATTTGTTAATGAAGTTCTTGAAACAATTGAGTTGGATGAAATTAGAGATTCTTTGGTTGGAATACCAGGGGTAAATGGACTGTCGACGGAGCAACGGAAACGACTCACTATAGCAGTCGAGCTTGTGTCTAACCCTTCAATCATATTCATGGATGAGCCAACATCAGGCTTGGATGCAAGGGCAGCTGCTATTGTCATGCGTGCAGTCAAGAACGTTGCAGACACAGGTCGAACAGTCGTGTGCACCATTCACCAACCAAGTATCGATATATTTGAGGCATTTGATGAG TTGATGCTCATGAGAAGAGGTGGAGAGTTGATCTATGCTGGGCCAGTTGGACATCATTCTTGTGAGGTCATCCAATATTTCCAG gCAATACCTGCGATACCTAGGATCAAGGACAACTATAACCCATCAACATGGATGCTAGAAGTTACTTCTACATCTATGGAAGCTCAAGTGGGAGCAGATTTTGCACAAATGTACAGGGCATCGTCAATGTGCAA GGACAAGGACATGCTGGTAAAGCGCTTGAGCGTACCAGTTCCAGGCATGAGTGACCTCCATTTCCCAACACAGTTTTCGCAGAAGTTTCGGGAGCAATTCAAAGCTTGTCTCTGGAAGCAGTGTCTGTCGTATTGGAGAACCCCTTCCTACAACCTGGTGCGCTTGGCGTCCATGTTAGGTTTCTGCATTTTCTTCGGCACATTGTTCTGGCAGCGAGGCAACATCAACCACAT AAACGACCAGCGAGGCCTATTCACCATATTGGGGTGCATGTTTGGGATCACTCTGTTCACCGGCACCAACATTTGCCAGGCAGTGATGCCATTCGTCTCCATCGAGCGATCCGTCGTGTACAGGGAGCGGTTTGCAGGGATGTACTCTCCTTGGGCCTACTCTTTTGCGCAG GTTGCCATGGAGATACCTTATGTCCTGGTGCAGGTAGTGATGTTCATGCTGATAGCATATCCGATGATAGGGTATGCATGGACAGCAGCGAAATTCTTCTGGTTCATGTGCACCATGTCATGTACGCTGCTCTACTTCGTCTACCTGGGAATGATGATTGTGTCCCTCACCCCTAACATCCAACTTGCTTTCGTACTTACATCTGTGTGCCACGGCCTACAGAACCTCATCTCCGGCTTTCTTGTGCCTTCACCG CAAATACCGAGATGGTGGATATGGCTCTACTACATCTCCCCAATGTCGTGGTCGCTCAATGTCTTCTTCACCACACAGTTCGGGGATTACAACGACAGGATGATAGTCGTGTTTGGAGAGACCAAATCCGTCGCAACGTTCGTGAAGGACTACTATGGTTTTCGACGCGACCTGCTGCCGCTGGCAGCCATGGTTTTGGCGGCGTTCCCCGTAGTTTTTGCTGTCCTCTTCGGTTACAGCATCTCAAAGCTCAATTTCCAACGCCGATAA